A region of Anaerolineae bacterium DNA encodes the following proteins:
- a CDS encoding ParB/RepB/Spo0J family partition protein: protein MKAQEEGRVAQPKRGLGKGLGALIPSTPSAAEGMVEHIPVELIAPNPHQPRSAIPPESLEELAGSIREHGVIQPLIVTRSDDPLADAPYVLIAGERRWQAAKLAGLTTVPAIVKEATPQQMLELALVENIQRADLNPLEEAHAYHQLIEEFGLTQEQVAERVGKSRVAVTNALRLLRLPAKVQEALADGRISEGHARALLSLENEALQVQTMNLIISRALSVRQTEELVRRLLEKAPKNTPTAEEKQSPETRALEAEFESALGTRVQLMRSRRGGKLVIHFYSEEELQALYDAIVARRR, encoded by the coding sequence ATGAAGGCGCAGGAGGAGGGAAGGGTGGCACAGCCGAAGCGCGGACTGGGCAAGGGATTAGGCGCGTTAATACCCTCCACACCATCGGCCGCGGAAGGGATGGTGGAACACATCCCGGTGGAGCTGATCGCTCCCAACCCGCATCAACCCCGCAGTGCTATCCCGCCGGAATCGCTGGAGGAACTGGCCGGCTCCATTCGCGAGCACGGCGTCATCCAACCGCTCATCGTCACCCGCTCGGATGATCCCCTGGCGGATGCGCCGTATGTGCTCATCGCCGGCGAGCGGCGTTGGCAGGCCGCCAAGCTGGCCGGGCTGACCACTGTGCCGGCCATCGTCAAGGAAGCGACTCCTCAGCAGATGTTGGAGCTGGCGCTGGTGGAGAACATCCAGCGTGCCGACCTGAACCCGCTGGAGGAGGCCCATGCCTATCATCAGCTTATCGAGGAATTCGGGCTGACGCAGGAACAGGTGGCGGAACGGGTGGGCAAGAGCCGCGTGGCGGTCACCAATGCCCTGCGGTTACTGCGTCTGCCGGCGAAGGTGCAGGAGGCGCTGGCGGATGGGCGGATTTCGGAAGGGCATGCACGCGCCCTGCTCTCGCTGGAGAACGAGGCCCTGCAGGTGCAGACCATGAACCTGATTATCAGCCGGGCGCTGAGCGTGCGGCAGACCGAGGAGCTGGTGCGCCGGCTGTTGGAAAAGGCGCCCAAGAATACCCCCACAGCGGAGGAGAAGCAGTCGCCGGAGACGCGTGCCCTGGAAGCGGAGTTTGAGAGCGCTCTGGGAACCCGTGTCCAGCTTATGCGGAGCCGGCGGGGTGGCAAGCTGGTGATTCATTTCTACTCGGAAGAGGAACTACAGGCGCTGTATGACGCCATTGTGGCGCGCCGGCGGTAG
- a CDS encoding ParA family protein: MAKVFAFANQKGGVGKTTTAVNLGAYLAAAGQRVLLVDIDPQANATSSLGVDKNRLQHSIYDVLLGQMDMAEIIQLTGQVRLDLAPSAPALAGAEVELVAVPDRERLLSHALEDILPRYDFILIDCPPSLGLLTVNALTAARHGVIIPVQCEFLALEGLTQLLQTIELVRRTLNPGLRVHGVLMTMYDSRTRLSQQVVDEVRKYFGRRVFATIIPRSVRLSEAPSYGMPILNYAPHSAGAAAYESLARELLRDTTPA; the protein is encoded by the coding sequence ATGGCGAAGGTCTTCGCGTTTGCCAATCAAAAGGGCGGGGTGGGGAAGACCACCACGGCCGTGAACCTGGGGGCATATCTGGCCGCCGCCGGCCAGCGTGTGCTCCTCGTGGATATTGACCCACAGGCGAACGCCACCAGCAGTCTGGGGGTGGACAAGAACCGCCTACAGCACTCCATCTATGATGTCCTGCTGGGACAGATGGACATGGCGGAGATCATCCAGCTCACCGGGCAGGTGCGGTTGGACCTGGCGCCGTCCGCGCCGGCGCTGGCCGGCGCCGAGGTGGAGCTTGTCGCGGTGCCGGACCGCGAGCGCCTGCTCAGCCATGCGCTGGAGGATATCCTGCCGCGCTATGACTTCATCCTGATAGACTGTCCGCCCAGCCTGGGACTGCTGACGGTGAACGCGCTGACCGCGGCCCGGCACGGGGTGATCATCCCGGTGCAGTGCGAGTTTCTAGCGCTGGAAGGGCTGACACAGTTACTGCAGACCATTGAGCTGGTGCGGCGCACGCTGAACCCGGGTCTGCGGGTGCATGGGGTGCTGATGACCATGTACGATTCGCGCACGCGGTTGTCCCAGCAGGTGGTGGATGAGGTGCGGAAATATTTTGGCCGGCGCGTCTTCGCCACCATCATCCCGCGCAGTGTGCGGTTGAGCGAGGCGCCCAGCTACGGCATGCCGATTTTGAATTACGCCCCGCATTCTGCCGGCGCCGCCGCCTATGAGTCGCTGGCGCGAGAATTACTGCGCGACACCACGCCGGCATGA
- a CDS encoding GntR family transcriptional regulator — protein sequence MQKLEDWGAPTYRTLQELVADRIREAILRGWLKPGQRLDQAEIAERFQVSRMPVREALRTLEAEGLVRFLPHKGVEVCDLSVEEIEEIYQIRCVLESMAIRLAIPKMTPEMLENLKALVNEMEEVIDDPLAWTTLNHRFHSELYAISGRPRLLGIIDSLRNTVQPYLVSDISHPQRARRAIQEHRAILEACERGDANAASDLIVAHLQHVCESLVHNRKLRQESK from the coding sequence ATGCAAAAATTAGAAGATTGGGGAGCTCCTACCTATCGCACCCTTCAGGAGCTGGTTGCTGACCGCATTCGCGAGGCCATCCTGCGCGGCTGGCTCAAACCCGGCCAGCGCCTCGACCAGGCGGAAATCGCAGAACGCTTCCAGGTCAGCCGCATGCCCGTGCGCGAGGCCCTGCGCACGCTGGAAGCAGAGGGGCTGGTGCGCTTCCTGCCCCACAAGGGCGTAGAAGTCTGCGACCTCTCCGTGGAGGAGATCGAGGAAATCTACCAGATCCGCTGTGTCCTGGAGTCTATGGCGATCCGTCTGGCCATCCCAAAGATGACCCCGGAAATGCTGGAAAATCTCAAGGCCCTGGTCAACGAGATGGAAGAGGTGATAGACGACCCTCTCGCCTGGACCACGCTCAATCACCGCTTCCATTCGGAACTGTATGCCATCTCCGGCCGGCCGCGCCTCCTCGGCATTATCGACAGCCTGCGCAACACGGTCCAACCCTACCTGGTCAGCGATATCTCCCATCCCCAGCGAGCACGCCGGGCCATTCAGGAGCACCGCGCCATCCTGGAGGCCTGCGAGCGCGGCGATGCCAATGCAGCCTCTGATCTGATCGTCGCACATTTACAGCATGTCTGCGAAAGTCTGGTGCATAACCGCAAACTGCGCCAGGAATCCAAATAA